From the genome of Equus quagga isolate Etosha38 unplaced genomic scaffold, UCLA_HA_Equagga_1.0 160573_RagTag, whole genome shotgun sequence:
GCGCGGCGCCCCCAGCGCAAGGGCCGTGTGCGCGGCGCCGTCCGCCTTACGGGGGGCCCGGGGGTCCTCGCGGGGGTACGACGTGTCCATGGGTTCCAGCGCCGTCTCCGCCTCGCGCAGACTCCGCTTCGAGGGTGGGCGCCCCGGGCCGCTTATAGCGCCCGCAGCCCTGCCCCCAACGGTGGGCTGGCCAGCGCCGACGCTAAATATAACGACAAATGACAGCCTGGAGCCGGGCGCCGGCCCGCCCGTACCCCCGcgagccccccacccccctgtcCCGCCCCGTCCCGTGCCCCCGTCCCCATCTCTCCCCCGGAGACCCTCGCGCGAGCCCCCATCGGCCCCCTTATGCTCCTGCGTTCCGCCAGCGGCCCCCACCCGCACAAGTTCCCATGGAAGGCTGCAAGGATTGGGAGGCGTTCAGTGGCCGCGGACCCCCATCagaacccctccctccctcaagcCCCGCCCCAAGGCGCCCTCCCACCCAAGGCTGCTGATGGTGAGCGTGCAGTGGCAGCATACCACCCCACCTGCACACCTTCTCCCCTCACGCCGCCAAAGGCTGCTGGGCAGGGCGTGTAGTCGCTGCAGACTGCCCACCAGAGCCCCCTTCCCCGTGGCCAAAAGGAGCTGGAGATCCACCTCAGGGCCATGGGTACAGGTACCAGGCTGCCTCAGCGTCAGGGAAGGGCTGGAGCCCCCCAGGCGTGGGCTAGGCCCCCCTCCTCAGGACCAGGGCTGCTGAAACCCCAGCTCTTCTAGCCCCAGAACGCAGAGCTCAGGCTGTGCCCTCATCACCTTCTGGTCGGTAGTGCCCAGCCTGGAAAGGCAAAAGTTCCTGCTGACGTGCTAGTGGGAGGCTACAGGCCACAGCAGGGTCAGTGGCAAGGAGAAAACAGCAGGGAAGAAGGCAGGCGAGGGGGTGTGGCATGTGCAGGTC
Proteins encoded in this window:
- the LOC124233195 gene encoding interferon-induced transmembrane protein 5 isoform X1, which produces MALRWISSSFWPRGRGLWWAVCSDYTPCPAAFGGVRGEGVQVGCVGAGQPTVGGRAAGAISGPGRPPSKRSLREAETALEPMDTSYPREDPRAPRKADGAAHTALALGAPRSPPRDHLIWSVFSTLYLNLCCLGFLALAYSIKARDQKVAGDLEAARRFGSKAKCYNILAAMWALVPPLLLLALVVTGALHLSRLAKDSAAFFSTKFDDSDYD